In Polyodon spathula isolate WHYD16114869_AA chromosome 11, ASM1765450v1, whole genome shotgun sequence, one genomic interval encodes:
- the LOC121323692 gene encoding transmembrane 4 L6 family member 1-like, which produces MCFRGCAKCLGYSLIPLAVCCIVVNILLYFPNGETKYANDNNLTNYVWFFHGIVGAGVLMFLPAAVFIRLEHDNCAGCCGSFACRERCAMLSSVLVALIGLAGSGYCFIISALALQEGPYCKTAAKWEYPFANGNGGYLKDHDLWTSCLEPAHVVEWNVILFSILLALSGVQVIICVVQIINGFIGGVCGPCCCGQEYSMKA; this is translated from the exons ATGTGTTTTCGGGGATGTGCAAAGTGTCTTGGTTACTCCTTGATACCACTGGCAGTGTGCTGCATTGTTGTcaacattttactttattttccgAATGGAGAAACTAAGTATGCTAATGACAATAACCTGACTAACTACGTGTGGTTCTTTCATGGAATAGTGGGAGCAGGTGTTCTG ATGTTCCTGCCTGCTGCAGTTTTTATCAGACTGGAGCATGACAACTGTGCCGGGTGCTGTGGAAGCTTTGCTTGCAGGGAAAGATGTGCG ATGCTGTCCTCTGTCTTGGTGGCTTTGATTGGATTAGCTGGATCTGGGTACTGCTTTATCATTTCTGCTCTGGCTCTGCAGGAAGGCCCATACTGCAAGACAGCAGCCAAATGGGAGTACCCTTTTGCAAATGGAAACGGAGG GTACCTAAAAGACCACGATTTGTGGACCAGCTGCCTAGAGCCTGCACATGTGGTGGAGTGGAACGTCATTCTGTTCTCTATCCTGTTGGCCCTCAGTGGAGTGCAAGTCATCATCTGTGTAGTGCAGATCATCAACGGTTTCATTGGAGGAGTCTGTGGACCCTGCTGCTGTGGGCAGGAGTACAGCATGAAGgcataa
- the LOC121323381 gene encoding ceruloplasmin-like, with the protein MKNLNILLLSFYFAAATVWAANREYYIGIEEIEWDYAPKKMNLILNKSLSEDEHAAIFLQRGADRIGSVYKKATYKQYTNSSYIEEVIKPNWMGYLGPLIAAEEGDTIIIHLKNFASRPYSVHAHGVKYTKEHEGAFYPDNTSKDQKNDDHVYPGQNYTYVWEVSTHHAPAKDDTNCLTRVYHSHVDGPKDVASGLIGPLITCKKGSLDIYGDSKADYIYTLLFTVADENLSWYLDENIKTYCSAHPDTIDKDNEDFQESNKMHSINGFVYGNLPGLLMCAGSKIHWHLLGMGNEVDIHSVYFSGQMLTDRTHHVDTISLFPATFVNVEMVPHNLGKWLLSCQINDHVQAGMQAFFEVKMCFPQVHRARPHGTQRQYYIAAEEVIWDYGSSGINHFSGVPLTTDSDSRPFFEKGPHRIGGKYKKAVYTEYTDATFTTRKQRTKEEQHLGLLGPVIKAEVGDTIHVTFFNKATHPFSIQPHGVEFNKYNEGAFYNSIPGGHVTPSSASHVLPASNFTYEWTVPEDGGPVSDDPDCLNWLYYSAVDSVKDTSSGLVGPLLVCRRGSLKSGKQKNVNKEFHLLATVFDENLSWYLEDNIKMFAGKPNEVNVDDEDFQESNKMHSINGYMYGSLPGLNMCLRDKVSWHLNGIGSEVDIHGIFFSGNTFITKGTRRDAINLFPHISQTLIMEPDSIGEHQVVCRTTDHFTGGMKQRYTVEKCHWWNANLDLLTLHEKKFYIAAVEMDWDYSPNRTWEDEMHQFNEESPGNAFISKEDTFIGSKYKKVVYREYSDATFTTPKERGEDGEHLGILGPIIHANVGDKVKIVFKNTASRPYSIHAHGVKTDSPNIHNTEPGETHTYTWSIPNRSGPSQGDSECTVWAYFSTVDVVKDMYSGLIGPLVTCKKNILQMVSLKKQLQEFVLLFLVFDENESWYLDENIKTYVLNPQKVIKDDDDFIESNKMHAINGKMFGNLHGLTMHVGEKVYWYLMGMGNEVDIHTAHFHGHSFDYKLSGTHRADVFDLFPATFQTVEMQTQYPGTWLLHCHVTDHMHAGMETTYTVLEKEEPRGPLHNVKMFIKKHLGFRKD; encoded by the exons atgaaaaacttaaatatccttttattgtcattttattttgctgctgCTACCGTGTGGGCAGCAAACAGAGAATATTATATAGGAATTGAAGAGATAGAATGGGATTACGCACCGAAAAAGATGAATTTAATTTTGAACAAGTCATTAAGTGAAGAtga GCATGCTGCTATCTTTCTGCAACGAGGGGCAGACCGTATTGGAAGTGTTTACAAGAAGGCCACTTACAAGCAGTATACCAACAGCAGCTACATAGAGGAAGTGATCAAGCCAAACTGGATGGGATATTTAGGACCATTGATAGCAGCAGAAGAAGGGGACAcaattattattcatttgaaaaACTTTGCTTCCAGGCCTTACAGTGTCCATGCTCACGGAGTGAAATACACCAAAGAACATGAAG GTGCATTTTACCCGGACAACACCTCAAAGGACCAGAAGAATGATGACCATGTTTATCCAGGGCAGAACTACACCTATGTGTGGGAGGTGTCCACACACCACGCTCCAGCTAAGGATGACACAAACTGCCTGACTCGGGTGTATCATTCTCACGTGGATGGTCCCAAGGATGTAGCCTCTGGGCTCATTGGACCTCTGATCACCTGTAAAAAAG GTTCACTGGATATCTATGGTGACAGCAAGGCAGACTACATATATACCTTGCTGTTTACTGTTGCTGATGAAAACCTGAGCTGGTACCTGgatgaaaacattaaaacatattgCTCAGCGCACCCTGACACAATCGATAAGGACAATGAAGACTTCCAAGAGAGCAACAAAATGCACT CAATAAATGGTTTTGTTTACGGAAACCTGCCTGGTCTGCTAATGTGCGCTGGAAGCAAAATACACTGGCACCTCTTAGGAATGGGGAATGAAGTCGATATCCACTCGGTCTACTTTAGTGGGCAAATGCTAACTGACAGGACCCATCATGTTGACACCATCAGCCTGTTTCCTGCTACATTTGTCAATGTCGAGATGGTGCCACACAACCTTGGGAAATGGCTGCTCAGCTGCCAAATCAATGACCATGTTCAAG CTGGCATGCAAGCTTTCTTtgaagtgaaaatgtgtttcccCCAGGTGCACAGAGCTAGACCTCATGGAACACAAAGACAATACTATATCGCTGCTGAAGAAGTGATTTGGGATTATGGTTCATCAGGGATCAATCACTTCTCAGGAGTTCCGTTAACCACTGACAG TGATTCACGGCCGTTTTTCGAAAAGGGTCCGCATAGAATTGGAGGGAAATACAAGAAGGCTGTTTACACTGAGTACACAGACGCTACTTTTACAACACGCAAGCAGAGGACCAAGGAGGAGCAACACCTTGGACTGCTAG ggCCAGTGATAAAAGCTGAAGTTGGAGATACCATCCATGTTACATTCTTTAACAAGGCGACCCATCCTTTCAGCATTCAGCCTCATGGTGTAGAATTCAATAAATATAACGAAGGAGCTTTCTACAACTCCATTCCGGGAG GTCATGTAACTCCATCCTCTGCCTCCCATGTACTCCCTGCCTCTAATTTTACCTATGAATGGACAGTCCCAGAGGATGGAGGGCCAGTCTCTGATGATCCAGATTGCTTAAACTGGCTGTACTACTCCGCAGTGGATTCTGTAAAAGACACCAGCTCGGGTTTAGTGGGACCCCTGTTGGTCTGCAGAAGAGGTAGTCTCAAGTCTGGTAAACAG aaaaatgtaaacaagGAATTCCATCTGCTCGCCACTGTATTTGATGAGAACCTGAGCTGGTATTTGGAGGACAACATTAAGATGTTTGCAGGGAAGCCTAATGAGGTGAACGTAGATGATGAAGACTTTCAGGAGTCAAACAAAATGCATT CGATCAATGGGTACATGTATGGTTCCCTGCCTGGACTGAACATGTGCTTAAGAGATAAGGTTTCCTGGCATCTTAATGGAATAGGATCTGAAGTTGACATACATGGCATATTCTTCAGTGGGAATACTTTCATAACTAAGGGGACCAGAAGAGATGCGATCAACCTGTTTCCACATATATCTCAAACGCTTATCATGGAACCAGACTCCATAG gagAGCATCAGGTGGTGTGCAGGACGACAGACCACTTCACCGGTGGAATGAAGCAGCGCTATACCGTGGAAAAGTGTCACTGGTGGAATGCTAATCTGGACCTCTTAACTTTACATGAAAAGAAGTTCTACATTGCAGCTGTTGAAATGGACTGGGATTATTCACCGAACAGGACCTGGGAGGATGAGATGCACCAGTTCAATGAGGAAAG cccTGGAAATGCCTTTATATCCAAAGAAGATACATTCATTGGCTCCAAGTATAAAAAAGTTGTGTACCGTGAATATAGCGATGCGACATTTACTACACccaaggagagaggagaggatggGGAGCACCTAGGCATCCTAG GACCAATCATTCATGCCAATGTTGGAGACAAAGTCAAAATTGTATTTAAGAACACAGCTAGCAGACCTTATTCTATACATGCTCATGGAGTAAAGACAGATAGTCCAAACATTCACAACACTGAACCAG GTGAAACGCACACCTACACTTGGAGCATTCCTAATAGATCAGGTCCTAGCCAAGGAGACTCAGAGTGCACTGTTTGGGCTTACTTCTCCACTGTGGACGTTGTCAAG GATATGTACAGTGGATTGATAGGACCTCTTGttacttgcaaaaaaaacatCCTGCAAATGGTGAGCTTGAAGAAACAATTGCAAGAGTTTGTTCTTCTGTTTCTGGTCTTTGATGAGAATGAATCCTGGTACCTAGATGAAAATATCAAAACCTACGTGTTGAATCCACAGAAAGTAATAAAAGACGACGACGATTTTATTGAAAGCAACAAGATGCATG CTATTAATGGCAAGATGTTTGGAAATCTACATGGTCTGACAATGCATGTTGGAGAAAAGGTATACTGGTACCTCATGGGGATGGGGAATGAAGTGGACATACACACTGCTCATTTCCATGGTCACAGCTTTGATTACAAG CTGAGTGGCACCCATCGTGCAGATGTGTTCGACCTGTTTCCAGCAACTTTCCAAACAGTGGAGATGCAGACTCAGTACCCAGGAACCTGGCTCCTGCACTGTCATGTGACTGACCACATGCACGCTGGCATGGAGACCACTTACACAGTCCTGGAGAAAGAGG aacCCCGTGGCCCTCTACATAATGTGAAGATGTTTATCAAAAAACATCTTGGATTCAGAAAAGACTAG
- the LOC121322730 gene encoding fetuin-B-like: MRVGSQTNKFLTCILGRCIENSSVSGTMNPLSFLVVGMLLVSTWSLPVTSFPLPTVSCNDTDVEGAAALALQSINKEQEEGNVLSLFRINAAQKQRRGRGTVFYLTFNVLDTECHVLSRKDYEECEVRYLHEAVYGVCKAVIYVSQRSGGKLLTYNCTLSPVARKEIALVCPDCPPGDSLDKPIYAEIAKLSLSKYNQESNNSKIFAVKNITRASMQSEFGTAYYVEFTVYQTGCTKDNLLENGACETVDLVTRYGYCKGSKISTAEDPIGPASCTIYEPQDQWKHDHRCTHSLKWKCRKGHGQERGHRCAHDHSHEHGQERGHKCAHDHSHEHGHKRGHRCAHDHSHEHGQERGHRCTHGHSHGHRCTHGHSHGHRCTHGYSHGHGLSHGCDVGLVEESSHDHRNDSSEGNYFHAQCRCTVGSVVILPQSINQVDLPDPVLSIPEISWIPSAFILPFPDKSSPGCPAEPKLPQLWVLDLLKPIK, translated from the exons atgaGAGTGGGCAGTCAAACAAACAAGTTCCTTACATGTATATTAGGCAGGTGCATTGAGAACAGTTCAGTTTCTGG CACAATGAATCCTCTAAGTTTCCTCGTTGTCGGGATGCTGCTGGTTAGCACCTGGTCTCTTCCTGTCACAAGTTTTCCACTGCCAACAGTTTCTTGTAATGACACCGACGTGGAAGGTGCTGCTGCTTTAGCTTTGCAGAGTATTAACAAAGAACAAGAAGAAGGCAACGTTCTTAGCCTATTCCGCATTAATGCTGCCCAAAAGCAGCGCCGG gGAAGGGGGACTGTCTTCTACCTTACCTTTAATGTTCTAGACACAGAATGCCACGTCCTTAGCAGGAAGGATTATGAAGAATGTGAAGTCAGATATTTACATGAAGCA GTTTATGGAGTTTGCAAAGCCGTCATATATGTTAGCCAAAGAAGTGGTGGTAAGCTGCTCACCTATAACTGTACTTTAAGTccag TTGCAAGAAAAGAGATTGCTTTGGTTTGTCCAGATTGTCCACCTGGTGACTCCTTAGACAAGCCAATATATGCTGAAATTGCAAAACTGTCCCTTTCAAAGTACAACCAGGAAAGCAACAACAGTAAAATATTTGCCGTTAAAAACATCACAAGGGCTTCTATGCAG tCTGAGTTTGGAACTGCTTATTATGTGGAGTTCACTGTCTATCAGACGGGGTGTACCAAGGATAACCTTCTTGAAAATGGCGCCTGTGAGACTGTTGACCTAGTTACA CGCTATGGTTACTGCAAGGGTTCAAAAATTTCAACTGCCGAAGACCCAATTGGTCCTGCGTCGTGTACAATTTATGAACCACAG GACCAATGGAAACATGATCACAGATGTACACATTCACTTAAGTGGAAGTGTAGAAAAGGGCATGGACAAGAACGTGGTCACAGATGTGCCCATGATCACTCACATGAGCATGGACAAGAACGTGGTCACAAATGTGCCCATGATCACTCACATGAGCATGGACATAAACGTGGTCACAGATGTGCCCATGACCACTCACATGAGCATGGACAGGAACGTGGTCACAGATGTACCCATGGTCACTCACATGGTCACAGATGTACCCATGGTCACTCACATGGTCACAGATGTACCCATGGTTACTCACATGGGCATGGATTGAGCCATGGATGTGATGTGGGACTCGTTGAGGAAAGCAGCCATGATCATCGTAATGACTCTTCGGAGGGGAATTACTTTCATGCCCAATGTAGATGCACAGTAGGATCTGTGGTTATTCTTCCTCAGAGTATTAACCAGGTGGATCTTCCAGATCCTGTTCTCAGTATCCCTGAAATCAGCTGGATCCCCAGTGCTTTCATACTTCCATTCCCTGATAAATCTTCTCCAGGATGCCCTGCAGAACCAAAGCTTCCACAGCTATGGGTTCTAGATCTATTAAAACCTATCAAATAA